A DNA window from Selenomonas sp. oral taxon 126 contains the following coding sequences:
- the ispD gene encoding 2-C-methyl-D-erythritol 4-phosphate cytidylyltransferase, translating to MVSVVFPAAGQAHRMQIGLNKVFLTLAGKPMLLRTLLTFSKVPEVGELIVAVGADEVDAVRALLSRVKGLAPWRVVEGGSERQYSIRNGLALVSEEADVVLVHDAARPLIRRETIEELIRVVRAEGAAIVAVPEKNTIKIASEDGVVVSTPPRNTLWQVQTPQGFRKEILLEANRRADEDGFLGTDDASLVERIGVPVHIVRGEYSNIKVTTPEDMVVAEAILRNDMGAGEMMKTAVHEAKRLLGGVVRRRKGERE from the coding sequence ATGGTTAGTGTGGTTTTTCCCGCAGCGGGACAGGCGCATCGGATGCAGATCGGGCTGAACAAGGTCTTTTTGACGCTTGCCGGAAAGCCGATGCTCCTGCGGACGCTGCTGACGTTTTCCAAGGTGCCGGAGGTCGGCGAGCTGATCGTCGCGGTCGGTGCCGACGAGGTGGATGCCGTGCGCGCGCTGCTCAGCCGCGTGAAGGGGCTCGCTCCGTGGCGCGTGGTCGAGGGCGGCTCGGAGCGGCAGTATTCCATCCGCAACGGGCTCGCCCTCGTCTCAGAGGAGGCGGATGTCGTGCTCGTGCACGATGCTGCGCGCCCGCTGATCCGCCGCGAGACGATTGAGGAGCTGATTCGCGTCGTGCGCGCGGAGGGAGCGGCGATTGTTGCCGTGCCGGAGAAGAATACGATCAAGATCGCCTCGGAGGACGGCGTTGTGGTCTCGACGCCACCGCGCAATACGCTTTGGCAGGTGCAGACGCCGCAGGGGTTCCGAAAGGAGATTCTGCTCGAGGCGAACCGCCGCGCGGATGAGGATGGATTTCTCGGGACGGACGATGCGAGCCTTGTGGAGCGTATCGGCGTGCCCGTGCACATCGTCAGGGGCGAGTACAGCAATATCAAGGTGACGACGCCCGAGGACATGGTGGTCGCGGAGGCGATTCTGCGCAATGACATGGGCGCGGGCGAGATGATGAAGACGGCTGTACACGAGGCAAAGCGTCTGCTCGGCGGCGTCGTGCGGCGGCGGAAGGGAGAGAGAGAATGA
- a CDS encoding Txe/YoeB family addiction module toxin, translated as MHKNWFDEAWDDYLYWQTQDKKTLKRINTILKDIERHPFEGIGKPEPLRANLSGLWSRRIDEKNRLVYLVRDGALHIFSCRGHYE; from the coding sequence ATGCATAAGAATTGGTTTGATGAGGCTTGGGATGATTATCTGTACTGGCAGACGCAGGATAAGAAGACGTTGAAACGGATCAATACGATTCTCAAGGATATCGAACGTCATCCCTTTGAGGGAATCGGAAAGCCGGAGCCTCTCCGCGCGAATCTCAGCGGCTTGTGGAGCAGGCGGATCGACGAGAAAAATCGTCTGGTGTATCTCGTCCGTGACGGCGCTTTGCATATCTTTTCCTGTCGGGGTCATTACGAATAA
- a CDS encoding energy transducer TonB: MEQHLSWSKAYIVSAAVHFVIFLLLAVGLAVVVAEKEQQIYEIDLQASDFSQGSGHEGGGGSENLFPEPLKAEEVAKRVETVQQTVPPVTPTDAVVPTPDAVTVPEAASQTAAPSSDAAPTSVSSGSASGSGEGSGSGSGSGSGTGTGSGDGKGDGQGVGSGSGAGQGSGDGNVSGTGSAPFDTNGFWAAVNANKEYPYMAMKRRLEGTTTIVTTIDASGDITNVSVESSSGHGILDDAAVAAAYAVGSYPNPTGKTVSVTTNVSFSIR; encoded by the coding sequence ATGGAGCAACACCTCTCATGGAGTAAGGCCTATATTGTCTCTGCCGCAGTTCACTTCGTGATCTTCCTTCTGCTCGCCGTCGGGCTCGCGGTCGTTGTTGCCGAAAAGGAGCAGCAGATCTACGAGATCGATCTCCAAGCCTCCGATTTCAGTCAGGGCAGTGGACACGAGGGCGGCGGAGGTTCCGAAAACCTCTTCCCCGAGCCACTCAAGGCGGAGGAGGTCGCGAAGCGCGTCGAGACGGTGCAGCAAACGGTTCCGCCTGTCACACCGACCGACGCGGTTGTGCCTACACCGGATGCCGTGACTGTACCAGAAGCGGCTTCTCAAACTGCCGCCCCCTCCTCCGATGCCGCACCGACCTCTGTATCCTCGGGCTCAGCGTCGGGCAGCGGTGAGGGCAGCGGCTCCGGATCGGGTTCAGGATCAGGCACGGGCACGGGCAGCGGCGATGGCAAAGGCGACGGACAAGGCGTAGGTTCGGGCTCGGGTGCAGGTCAGGGCTCGGGCGACGGCAATGTCTCCGGCACGGGCAGCGCCCCCTTCGATACGAACGGTTTCTGGGCAGCGGTCAACGCGAACAAGGAATACCCCTACATGGCGATGAAGCGCCGCCTCGAGGGCACGACGACGATTGTCACGACGATTGACGCCTCCGGTGATATCACAAACGTCTCGGTCGAATCCTCCTCGGGACACGGCATACTCGACGATGCTGCAGTTGCTGCAGCATACGCCGTCGGCAGCTATCCGAATCCGACCGGCAAAACGGTATCGGTCACCACCAACGTAAGTTTCAGCATACGATAA
- a CDS encoding nitronate monooxygenase yields MANQLKELLGIEVPILQGGMAWISEANLAAAVSNAGGAGIISTGGRTTEYTRDEIRRCRTLTDRPFGVNVMLMAPNKDEIVDVICEEKPAFVTLGAGNPVPYFEKLHAAGVKVIPVVPSVKLAKRVEEKGADAIVVEGMEAGGHIGVLSTLPLMEQVIPEVKLPVVMAGGFGDGRGLAAALLMGAAGIQMGTRFLVAEECVAHPNMKAKLLEAVDTDTIVTGVTIGGAVRGVKNKFSEDFVALEYSGKATKQELLDRATGTNKLAAVDGDVVNGMVQAGETLTLLREIEPVQTIVERIVREARETLAQAAKIEI; encoded by the coding sequence GTGGCAAATCAACTGAAGGAACTCTTGGGAATCGAGGTTCCCATCCTGCAGGGCGGCATGGCGTGGATCTCGGAGGCGAATCTCGCCGCTGCGGTCTCGAATGCGGGCGGTGCGGGCATCATCTCGACGGGTGGACGTACGACGGAGTACACGCGCGATGAGATTCGCCGCTGCCGTACGCTGACGGATCGCCCGTTTGGCGTGAACGTCATGCTCATGGCACCGAACAAGGACGAGATTGTGGACGTGATCTGCGAGGAAAAGCCGGCGTTTGTCACGCTCGGCGCGGGCAATCCCGTCCCGTATTTTGAGAAGCTGCACGCGGCGGGCGTGAAGGTCATCCCCGTTGTGCCGAGTGTGAAGCTCGCAAAGCGTGTGGAGGAAAAGGGCGCAGATGCCATCGTCGTAGAGGGCATGGAGGCAGGCGGTCACATCGGCGTGCTCTCGACTTTGCCGCTGATGGAGCAGGTTATCCCTGAGGTAAAGCTGCCTGTCGTCATGGCGGGCGGATTCGGTGACGGACGCGGACTCGCGGCGGCACTCCTCATGGGCGCGGCGGGCATCCAGATGGGGACACGTTTCCTCGTTGCAGAGGAGTGCGTTGCGCATCCGAATATGAAGGCAAAGCTGCTCGAAGCGGTGGACACGGATACGATTGTCACGGGTGTCACAATCGGCGGTGCCGTGCGCGGGGTCAAGAACAAGTTCTCGGAGGACTTTGTTGCGCTCGAGTACTCGGGCAAGGCGACAAAGCAGGAGCTGCTCGACCGTGCAACGGGTACGAACAAGCTCGCCGCTGTCGACGGCGACGTTGTGAACGGCATGGTGCAGGCGGGCGAGACACTGACGCTTCTGCGCGAGATCGAGCCTGTGCAGACGATCGTCGAGCGCATTGTGCGCGAGGCACGTGAGACGCTGGCGCAGGCGGCAAAGATTGAGATTTAA
- the ispF gene encoding 2-C-methyl-D-erythritol 2,4-cyclodiphosphate synthase — translation MTRFGIGYDVHRLVEGRKLILGGVDVPYEKGLLGHSDADVLLHAISDALLGAAALGDIGKHFPDTDERFKGADSGKLLEEVARLVRAEGYVIGNVDACVVAQAPKLLPYIPTMRDNIARLLGIAAGDVNVKATTEERLGFTGSGEGMSAYAIAGIERV, via the coding sequence ATGACGCGGTTTGGCATCGGCTACGATGTGCACCGCCTCGTGGAGGGGCGAAAGCTGATCCTTGGCGGGGTGGATGTGCCGTATGAAAAGGGGCTGCTTGGGCATTCGGATGCCGATGTGCTGCTTCATGCGATCTCGGACGCGCTGCTCGGTGCAGCGGCACTCGGGGACATCGGCAAGCATTTTCCGGATACGGACGAGCGGTTCAAGGGCGCGGACAGCGGCAAGCTGCTCGAAGAGGTGGCGCGCCTCGTGCGTGCCGAGGGCTATGTGATCGGCAATGTGGATGCGTGCGTTGTGGCGCAGGCGCCGAAGCTCTTGCCGTATATTCCGACAATGCGCGACAATATCGCGCGGCTGCTCGGGATCGCGGCGGGGGATGTCAACGTCAAGGCGACGACGGAGGAGCGGCTCGGGTTCACGGGCAGCGGCGAAGGGATGTCTGCCTATGCCATTGCGGGCATAGAGCGCGTATAA
- a CDS encoding ExbD/TolR family protein, whose protein sequence is MNFSNHRMKKKPEFMIIPMIDIIFFLLVFFMMNSLQTVAQKALAVQLPQAQSATAPAQLPIIMTIDEQGHITIDNNPVSITESAAIMKRHMEENPNAAVVLQADKRTAHGQVVAVMDMLKGAGVKRLSIAAEQKG, encoded by the coding sequence ATGAATTTTAGCAATCACCGCATGAAGAAAAAGCCGGAGTTCATGATTATCCCGATGATCGACATCATCTTCTTCCTGCTTGTTTTCTTCATGATGAACAGCCTGCAGACGGTCGCACAGAAGGCACTCGCCGTCCAGCTGCCGCAGGCGCAGAGCGCGACTGCTCCGGCACAGCTCCCGATCATTATGACGATCGACGAGCAGGGGCATATCACGATTGACAACAATCCCGTGAGCATCACGGAGTCGGCGGCAATCATGAAACGCCACATGGAGGAGAACCCGAATGCGGCGGTCGTCCTGCAGGCGGACAAGCGCACGGCACACGGTCAGGTGGTCGCCGTGATGGATATGCTCAAAGGAGCGGGGGTAAAACGGCTCTCGATTGCTGCAGAACAGAAGGGATAG
- a CDS encoding type II toxin-antitoxin system RelB/DinJ family antitoxin, with protein MAQDIVVSMDDELKLNFEEVCTDIGLSVSSAILIFAKRVARERKIPFELSAAPLDPFYSESNMAHIQRGIEAFRAGQFKEHDLIEVSEDA; from the coding sequence ATGGCACAGGATATTGTTGTGTCGATGGATGATGAATTGAAACTGAACTTTGAAGAGGTGTGCACAGACATCGGACTCTCCGTTTCATCTGCGATTCTGATCTTTGCAAAACGCGTTGCACGTGAGCGAAAGATCCCATTTGAACTCTCTGCAGCGCCGCTTGATCCATTCTACTCGGAAAGCAATATGGCGCATATACAGCGTGGGATAGAGGCTTTTCGAGCGGGACAGTTCAAGGAACATGACTTGATCGAGGTCTCCGAGGATGCATAA
- a CDS encoding PIN/TRAM domain-containing protein, which produces MLLDRLLRFFIVLITAIVGGTIFELAIPSVSGYFSAPFWHVELGVLGLSPAGLLCILFGTFVGGMIGYPLAPFFTGRLRRFSMWVEGQLGKMPTRDVIAGAIGLFIGLIIARLLGDAFSMIPIVGDYIPIVFSIVLGYLGAHIMVRKQEELAAVFDFIPRFLRDMSRAREGRSPAQSTAQPAQGDRQYKLLDTSVIIDGRIADICETGFLEGTLLIPVFVLEELQHIADSPDSLKRVRGRRGLDILQKIRKESRMKVEVTEADFEDIAEVDSKLLQLAQEVGGKIITNDFNLNKVAQLRGVPVLNINALSNAVKPVAIPGDLMTVQIVRPGKEHGQGLAYLDDGTMIVVDGGFRCMNEVVSVEVTSALQTAAGRMIFAKLTR; this is translated from the coding sequence TTGTTACTCGATCGCTTATTACGTTTTTTCATTGTGCTCATTACGGCGATTGTGGGCGGGACGATCTTCGAGCTTGCAATTCCATCGGTGAGCGGCTACTTCTCCGCACCGTTCTGGCACGTCGAGCTGGGGGTTCTCGGACTCTCACCGGCGGGACTGCTCTGCATTCTCTTCGGCACGTTCGTCGGCGGCATGATTGGCTATCCGCTTGCGCCGTTCTTCACGGGGCGTCTCCGGCGTTTCTCCATGTGGGTGGAGGGGCAGCTCGGCAAGATGCCGACACGCGATGTGATCGCAGGGGCAATCGGACTTTTTATCGGACTCATCATTGCGCGTCTTCTGGGCGATGCGTTTTCTATGATACCGATTGTCGGCGACTACATTCCCATCGTGTTCAGCATTGTGCTTGGCTATCTCGGTGCTCATATTATGGTACGAAAGCAGGAGGAGCTGGCGGCAGTCTTTGACTTTATCCCGCGCTTTCTTCGAGATATGTCGCGTGCGCGCGAGGGGCGTTCTCCTGCGCAGAGCACGGCGCAGCCCGCGCAGGGAGATCGGCAGTACAAGCTGCTCGATACGAGCGTCATCATCGACGGGCGCATTGCGGACATCTGTGAGACGGGTTTCCTCGAGGGGACGCTGCTCATTCCGGTCTTCGTGCTCGAGGAGCTGCAGCATATCGCAGACTCTCCCGACTCGCTGAAGCGCGTGCGCGGACGGCGCGGGCTCGATATCCTGCAAAAGATCCGCAAGGAGTCGCGCATGAAGGTGGAGGTCACGGAGGCGGACTTCGAGGATATCGCAGAGGTGGATTCCAAGCTGCTCCAGCTTGCGCAGGAGGTTGGCGGCAAGATCATCACGAATGATTTCAACCTGAACAAGGTCGCGCAGCTGCGCGGCGTTCCCGTGCTGAACATCAACGCGCTTTCGAATGCGGTGAAGCCGGTCGCCATCCCGGGCGATCTCATGACGGTGCAGATTGTCCGTCCGGGCAAGGAGCACGGGCAGGGGCTTGCCTATCTTGACGACGGTACGATGATCGTTGTGGACGGCGGCTTCCGCTGCATGAATGAGGTCGTGTCCGTGGAGGTGACATCCGCGCTGCAGACGGCGGCAGGCCGCATGATCTTCGCGAAGTTGACGCGGTGA
- a CDS encoding TonB-dependent receptor plug domain-containing protein, whose protein sequence is MSFKGKIRQGRNALLTAAVLACLGVSHGYAAEDVSGGDKSKVSTEDIHVDVDFDKEMLKEAPETKTIISRADLDRKGARTLSDALAAEQDIQMGTDNMGRKTVSIRGAEPRHTLILVDGRRLAGGLSKYYGATDEVNRIGLDDIDHIEIIRGSGTARYGADAIGGVINIITKVSHRQGVRLTTEGSWIDVKGHQYNHSIGYSTGDLGGGTYMDFSYGWNKSAPFLYDRDGSSMQYYGERNPMSARAEFTIGKDETITLSADRQTEDLQKDTSLGRVIDMIAYEDAWRNNFSIDWKKQTSRADYHVRLYQTEHNSDVNYDVFGKPGVPYRHMYFDYFNRIDNVMEASIGVMAHDKHYVTVGADYHDEYGEGTRIHVPGQTAREVSRLYVRPAKDNPSIISKTTAKADVYETSLSYYSAYIMDDWQVGKKLLVIPSLRYTNHSHFGVNVSPSIGATYKARNNVRFKTNIGTSFATGGIAELYHDWEMYEPSLNASPPIRNGWFFQGNPELKPEKALNMDISVEKDFDKKTSAKITLFRNDYKDYMQIMYKGEKDSKNLYGRTYYDRQILYPSPYSWYSYDDLVNNLNAANSWSDIENDVIDETDYAKGIPATDDVYTYANISKARTQGIEAEVSHQVARDFNIKAGYTYLDAYDRQTGKRLEGRGRHMLNLTMTYSDPKNGWRATFWGDYTRNYLDIRDRIATGRLTGSGARNLEHVEFTDPNTGKVYRMFKNEADAKAYMRGDIQHDATREKVAREKNYGLWNLMIEKDYHHFLTFYAGVTNIFNQYDPFLGMGGRIYRLGMRMMF, encoded by the coding sequence ATGTCATTCAAAGGAAAAATCCGTCAAGGACGCAATGCCCTGCTGACCGCAGCAGTACTCGCCTGTCTCGGGGTCTCGCATGGATATGCAGCAGAGGACGTTTCGGGGGGGGATAAGTCAAAAGTCTCAACCGAAGATATTCATGTGGATGTGGACTTCGATAAAGAGATGCTCAAGGAAGCTCCCGAGACAAAGACGATCATCTCCCGTGCCGATCTTGACCGCAAGGGTGCACGCACGCTCTCGGATGCACTCGCAGCGGAGCAGGACATCCAGATGGGCACGGACAACATGGGGCGCAAGACTGTCAGCATCCGCGGTGCCGAGCCGCGCCACACGCTCATCCTCGTCGACGGACGCAGACTGGCGGGCGGTCTCAGCAAGTACTATGGCGCGACAGACGAGGTGAACCGCATCGGGCTCGATGACATCGACCACATTGAAATCATCCGCGGCTCGGGTACGGCACGCTACGGTGCAGATGCCATCGGCGGTGTCATCAACATCATCACGAAGGTCTCGCATCGGCAGGGTGTCCGTCTCACGACCGAAGGGTCGTGGATCGATGTGAAGGGACATCAGTACAACCACAGCATCGGCTACTCCACGGGCGACCTTGGCGGCGGGACGTATATGGACTTCTCCTACGGATGGAACAAGTCTGCTCCCTTCCTCTACGACAGAGACGGCTCGTCCATGCAGTACTACGGCGAGCGCAATCCGATGAGTGCACGCGCCGAGTTTACAATCGGCAAGGACGAAACAATCACCCTCTCGGCAGATCGCCAGACCGAGGATCTGCAGAAGGATACATCACTGGGCAGAGTCATAGATATGATTGCCTATGAGGACGCATGGCGCAATAATTTCAGCATCGATTGGAAGAAGCAGACAAGCCGCGCGGACTATCACGTGCGCCTCTATCAGACGGAACACAATTCCGATGTGAATTATGATGTCTTTGGCAAGCCTGGTGTCCCCTACCGTCATATGTACTTCGATTACTTTAATCGCATAGATAATGTCATGGAGGCATCGATCGGTGTAATGGCGCACGACAAGCACTATGTGACCGTCGGCGCGGACTATCACGATGAATACGGTGAGGGAACACGAATCCACGTTCCAGGGCAAACGGCGCGTGAAGTATCCAGACTCTATGTCCGCCCCGCCAAGGATAATCCATCCATCATTTCAAAGACGACAGCAAAAGCCGATGTCTACGAAACCTCGCTGAGCTACTACAGCGCCTACATCATGGACGACTGGCAGGTCGGCAAGAAGTTGCTTGTGATCCCCTCTCTGCGCTATACGAATCACAGTCACTTCGGCGTAAACGTCTCCCCGTCTATTGGTGCAACGTATAAGGCACGCAACAATGTGCGCTTTAAGACGAACATTGGCACGAGTTTCGCGACAGGTGGCATTGCCGAGCTCTACCATGACTGGGAGATGTATGAGCCCTCGCTGAATGCCAGCCCCCCCATTCGAAACGGATGGTTCTTCCAAGGCAATCCCGAGCTGAAGCCCGAGAAGGCACTCAACATGGATATCTCCGTCGAAAAGGACTTCGACAAGAAGACGAGTGCGAAGATCACACTCTTCCGCAACGATTACAAAGACTATATGCAGATCATGTATAAGGGAGAAAAGGACAGCAAGAATCTCTACGGACGTACTTATTATGATCGGCAAATACTATATCCGAGCCCCTATAGCTGGTACAGTTATGACGATCTTGTAAACAATCTCAACGCAGCGAACAGCTGGAGCGATATTGAAAACGATGTGATTGATGAGACGGATTATGCGAAGGGCATTCCCGCCACGGATGATGTCTATACCTATGCAAATATCTCCAAGGCGCGTACACAGGGCATCGAGGCAGAGGTTTCTCATCAGGTTGCACGTGATTTCAACATCAAGGCGGGATATACCTATCTCGACGCTTATGACCGTCAAACGGGCAAGCGCCTCGAGGGACGTGGCCGGCACATGTTGAACCTCACGATGACGTACAGCGACCCGAAGAATGGATGGCGTGCAACCTTCTGGGGCGACTATACACGGAACTACCTTGATATTCGCGACCGCATTGCAACGGGACGCCTCACCGGCAGCGGTGCCAGGAACTTGGAACACGTCGAATTTACCGATCCCAATACAGGAAAGGTCTATCGAATGTTCAAGAATGAAGCAGATGCGAAAGCATATATGCGCGGCGACATTCAGCACGATGCCACCCGCGAAAAAGTCGCCCGCGAGAAGAACTACGGTCTGTGGAATCTCATGATCGAGAAGGACTACCACCACTTCCTTACGTTCTACGCCGGTGTCACCAACATATTCAATCAATACGACCCGTTCCTCGGAATGGGCGGGCGCATCTACCGTCTCGGTATGCGCATGATGTTCTAA
- a CDS encoding nicotinate-nucleotide--dimethylbenzimidazole phosphoribosyltransferase, with product MNLLERTIECIEAPDMRLSDSIAPVLAGQALNFGQLTANLLRYINITDERHPAPPQTSVIISCADHGVAAESVSAYPPETTLNMMCNYLIAHGGAANAAANYAGARLVVADLGVNASYDDIPGLLRRSIARGTENMTKGSAMTRAQAIQSIETGIALANDCADRGDRCILPGEMGISNTTSSAAIVAAFLGLTPEEVTGRGANISDARLAHKIEIVRRALDVNRPDPHDGLDVLAKVGGFELGCIAGLILGAAARRMIVILDGANTTSAALVAHALAPDCAHYLLASHASLTEHSHPHALRRLGLTPILRLDIRLSEAAGSSIALRMLERMLKIWEAADTPSHNAISRSCSRSAPIGTQPRHRNTMPPPCDTGEGDHAQHGGRGALNAWTTQTKSCSPTQNDFGEQTLAPLSITPPNQASMDACQYRLDNLAKPIHSLGYLERIAVQLAGILGTESPPIDTKAALLLITDEELPDDLACILNTLTEAASIPVHILTVSQAKVAHTAYEVTQTLARTYPILILGTYEVDESEAVSTALADALHRAAAGGSLILPGDARTNRAARAAADENAALRPYLLHILPDMLMIDTELTAGIAGILGMDIVRAALHVVNDMKTFTETGVAVAIDGAGAGRQVR from the coding sequence ATGAATCTTCTCGAACGAACCATAGAATGCATAGAAGCGCCCGACATGCGCCTCAGCGACTCCATTGCTCCCGTATTGGCGGGACAGGCCTTGAATTTTGGGCAACTGACCGCGAATCTTCTGCGCTATATCAATATCACGGACGAGCGCCATCCCGCGCCGCCGCAGACAAGTGTCATCATCTCCTGCGCCGACCACGGTGTTGCCGCCGAGAGCGTCAGTGCCTATCCGCCCGAGACCACGCTGAACATGATGTGCAACTATCTCATCGCACACGGCGGTGCGGCAAATGCCGCCGCGAACTATGCGGGTGCGCGCCTCGTCGTCGCCGATCTCGGCGTAAATGCCTCGTATGATGATATCCCCGGACTCCTCCGCCGCAGCATCGCGCGCGGCACGGAAAACATGACGAAGGGTTCTGCCATGACGCGCGCACAGGCAATCCAGTCCATCGAAACGGGTATTGCACTCGCAAATGACTGTGCAGATCGCGGTGACCGTTGCATCCTCCCCGGCGAGATGGGCATATCGAACACCACGTCGAGCGCCGCCATCGTTGCAGCATTCCTTGGACTCACCCCCGAGGAGGTCACAGGACGGGGTGCAAACATCTCGGATGCGCGCCTTGCGCACAAGATCGAGATCGTCCGTCGTGCGCTCGATGTCAACCGTCCCGACCCGCATGACGGACTGGATGTCCTCGCAAAGGTCGGCGGCTTTGAACTCGGCTGCATCGCGGGGCTGATTCTCGGCGCTGCCGCGCGGCGCATGATCGTCATCCTCGACGGGGCGAATACCACATCTGCGGCACTCGTTGCCCACGCCCTCGCACCCGACTGCGCACACTATCTCCTCGCCTCGCACGCCTCCCTGACGGAGCATTCCCATCCGCACGCACTCCGCCGCCTCGGACTCACGCCCATCCTCCGCCTCGACATCCGCCTCAGCGAGGCGGCAGGTTCCTCGATTGCGCTGCGAATGCTGGAACGGATGCTGAAAATATGGGAAGCAGCAGATACGCCCTCACATAACGCTATATCAAGGAGCTGCTCTCGGAGCGCCCCTATCGGCACGCAACCTCGCCACCGTAATACAATGCCTCCCCCGTGCGACACGGGGGAGGGGGACCATGCGCAGCATGGTGGAAGGGGCGCTTTGAACGCCTGGACAACACAAACAAAGAGCTGCTCTCCGACTCAAAACGACTTCGGAGAGCAGACCCTGGCGCCCCTATCAATCACCCCTCCCAATCAAGCCTCCATGGATGCCTGTCAATACCGCCTCGACAACCTCGCTAAGCCCATCCACAGCCTCGGCTATCTCGAGCGGATTGCCGTGCAGCTTGCGGGCATCCTCGGCACAGAGAGCCCTCCCATAGACACAAAAGCTGCCCTCCTTCTCATCACAGACGAGGAACTGCCCGACGATCTGGCGTGCATTCTCAACACGCTCACAGAGGCGGCATCCATCCCCGTCCATATCCTCACCGTCTCGCAGGCAAAGGTCGCACACACCGCATATGAGGTGACGCAGACCCTCGCCCGCACATATCCCATCCTTATCCTCGGAACATACGAAGTGGATGAAAGTGAAGCTGTTTCAACGGCGCTCGCGGACGCCCTGCACAGGGCAGCAGCAGGTGGCAGCCTCATCCTGCCGGGAGACGCACGGACGAATCGCGCGGCACGCGCAGCCGCCGATGAGAACGCCGCCCTGCGCCCCTACCTCCTGCACATCCTCCCCGATATGCTCATGATCGACACAGAGCTCACGGCAGGAATCGCAGGCATCCTCGGCATGGACATCGTGCGCGCCGCCCTCCACGTCGTAAACGACATGAAAACCTTCACCGAGACCGGCGTCGCCGTCGCCATCGACGGCGCAGGTGCGGGACGACAAGTGCGATAG
- a CDS encoding MotA/TolQ/ExbB proton channel family protein: protein MSGFESAIHLFHSGGLVMYPLLILSLITLAIAVERFYYYRINRKGSRVFFHGVYHAAMQKDFDTVGKLCKEFPSAISRIIESGMENASTETSMKGSFSDRMSMEAINFRRYLDYLSAIVTIAPLLGLLGTVTGMIQTFSVLDAGGGAAAITGGVGEALVATASGLCVAIIAFCVYTYFSHQLDTIVTDTERLCATIVTAKKESWDA from the coding sequence ATGTCAGGTTTTGAAAGTGCAATACACCTCTTTCACAGCGGCGGACTGGTCATGTACCCCCTGCTGATTCTCTCGCTCATCACGCTTGCGATTGCGGTGGAGCGGTTCTACTACTACCGCATCAACCGCAAGGGTTCGCGTGTGTTCTTCCACGGGGTCTATCACGCCGCCATGCAGAAGGACTTTGACACAGTCGGCAAACTCTGCAAGGAGTTCCCCTCCGCCATCAGCCGCATCATTGAGAGCGGTATGGAGAACGCATCCACGGAGACGTCGATGAAGGGCTCGTTCTCCGACCGTATGTCGATGGAGGCGATCAACTTCCGCCGCTATCTCGACTATCTGAGCGCGATTGTCACGATTGCCCCGCTGCTCGGTCTGCTCGGCACAGTCACGGGTATGATCCAGACGTTCAGCGTTCTCGATGCGGGTGGCGGTGCTGCAGCAATCACGGGCGGTGTCGGTGAGGCTCTTGTCGCGACGGCATCGGGTCTCTGCGTTGCGATCATTGCATTCTGCGTCTACACCTATTTCAGCCATCAGCTCGATACGATTGTGACGGATACGGAGCGTCTCTGCGCGACGATCGTCACTGCAAAGAAAGAAAGCTGGGATGCGTAA
- a CDS encoding cell division protein ZapA, with protein MTEEKKQPQRVVIEMFGQTYQLKTDDPERLKRLAAESDRRIKEMSKKVRSFDVQRIAALTVLQMMDEFEQLQRDYDELVQLLEEK; from the coding sequence ATGACAGAGGAGAAGAAGCAGCCCCAGCGGGTTGTGATCGAGATGTTTGGGCAGACCTATCAGCTCAAGACGGATGACCCCGAACGACTCAAGCGCCTTGCGGCAGAGAGCGATCGTCGGATCAAGGAGATGTCGAAGAAGGTACGCAGCTTCGACGTGCAGCGCATTGCCGCGCTGACCGTGCTGCAGATGATGGACGAATTTGAGCAGCTACAGCGCGACTACGATGAGCTCGTCCAGCTGCTCGAGGAGAAATAA